The following proteins are encoded in a genomic region of Solea senegalensis isolate Sse05_10M linkage group LG5, IFAPA_SoseM_1, whole genome shotgun sequence:
- the LOC122769529 gene encoding uncharacterized protein LOC122769529 encodes MQRVSEAFSLDDDMVDGDLGDGMSFCGLPESPVVRAGVLHCSSQAGEMTWRLKTQQRVSWRLPRCASLNDLSKDELKDRLQEASEVIDVLCCELEVAHRYLEGKYQALKILQGKCVGLMFSVQGVDKSRWLNCHVKIPHALLSSSTMRLGVCSFLSDMLDTSSNVCFCWTEGKVESRRLHPPCCCAQKQGSGSGSSSSSSSGAYALWVLLCVLHTLI; translated from the exons ATGCAGCGGGTGAGCGAGGCCTTCAGCCTGGATGATGACATGGTGGATGGAGACCTGGGCGATGGGATGAGCTTCTGTGGCCTCCCAGAGTCTCCAGTGGTGCGAGCAGGTGTGCTGCACTGCAGCTCCCAGGCAGGAGAGATGACCTGGAGACTGAAGACACAGCAGAGAGTGAGCTGGAGGCTTCCACGCTGCG CTTCTCTGAACGACCTGTCCAAAGATGAGCTGAAAGACAGACTGCAGGAAGCGAGTGAG GTGATCGACGTGCTGTGCTGTGAACTGGAAGTGGCACATCGTTACCTGGAGGGAAAATATCAGGCTCTGAAGATCTTACAGGgaaag TGTGTAGGTCTGATGTTCTCAGTGCAGGGAGTAGACAAGTCAAGGTGGCTCAACTGTCATGTGAAAATACCCCATG CACTGTTGTCGTCCTCCACCATGCGTCTCGGCGTCTGCTCCTTCCTGTCAGACATGCTGGACACCTCCAGTAACGTCTGCTTCTGCTGGACCGAGGGCAAGGTAGAGTCACGCCGCCTCCACCCGCCCTGCTGCTGTGCTCAAAAGCaaggcagcggcagcggcagcagcagcagcagcagcagtggtgctTACGCCCTCTGggtgttgctgtgtgtgctgcacaCACTTATTTGA